The proteins below are encoded in one region of Chroicocephalus ridibundus chromosome 9, bChrRid1.1, whole genome shotgun sequence:
- the LOC134520860 gene encoding syntaxin-1A homolog — protein sequence MRDRLAELRQRAAAEGDPHEDGLCFDNPAFGGDDASPVSRALQEAAELWRALDGLEQLSESIDRTQQRVLSCTSEDSIAREKQGLGAARAAFTRQAVALQPQLGALPVAPQGGTGQAGPRVRQTQLWLLLRRYRAVLARHYARESRYRQRLKEQIERQAELAGIDLGGEDLDWLAESPEAPRIVGRDLEELKARQHLALAQARQRQLLDLEAQMAELHGLFLQLEGLQAEQHGAADSVEHYVLHTLDYVAQTGGEVKKAFACQRPSRLSALLTAMLSLCACCTCLPCLSGTLR from the coding sequence ATGAGGGACCGGCTGGCGGAGCTGCGGCAGCGAGCGGCGGCCGAGGGGGACCCGCATGAGGATGGCCTGTGCTTTGACAACCCGGCCTTCGGCGGGGACGACGCCAGCCCCGTCAGCCGGGCGCTGCAGGAGGCGGCCGAGCTCTGGCGGGCACTggatgggctggagcagctctccgaGAGCATCGACAGGACGCAGCAGAGGGTGCTGAGCTGCACCTCCGAGGACAGCATCGCCCGGGAGAAGCAGGGACTCGGTGCCGCCAGAGCCGCCTTCACCCGCCAGGCCgtggccctgcagccccagctgggggCCCTGCCGGTGGCGCCGCAGGGGGGGACGGGGCAAGCGGGACCCCGCGTCCGCCAGacccagctgtggctgctgctgcggcgGTACCGGGCCGTCCTCGCCCGCCACTACGCCCGGGAGAGCCGCTACCGGCAACGGCTGAAGGAGCAGATCGAGAGGCAGGCGGAGCTGGCGGGCATCGACCTGGGGGGTGAGGACCTGGACTGGCTGGCTGAGAGCCCTGAGGCACCTCGCATTGTGGGCCGGGACCTGGAGGAGCTCAAGGCCAGGCAGCACCTGGCCTTGGCCCAGGCGCGCCAACGGCAGCTCCTCGACCTGGAAGCGCAGATGGCGGAGCTGCACGGGCtcttcctgcagctggaggggctgcaggcCGAGCAGCACGGGGCCGCCGACAGCGTGGAGCACTACGTCCTGCACACCCTCGACTACGTCGCCCAGACCGGCGGCGAGGTGAAGAAAGCCTTCGCGTGCCAGCGGCCGTCGCGGCTCTCGGCCCTGCTGACGGCCATGCTCAGCCTCTGCGCCTGCTgcacctgcctgccctgcctcaGCGGGACCCTCCGGTGA